CTCCGTCGCTTCAGGGTCCTCAGGAGCCGCGACGACCGGCGTCCCTGCCGCCGGCTCGCCGCGATTCGCTGCCCCGTCCAGCGTGGACGTGCTGACGTTGGTCGTCTTCACGAAGGGCGCAGGCTGACCAGGGAGCGGCATGAAGATCACAGCGCCGATGTAGGCGAGCAGTCCGAGTCCGCCGCTGAGGATCGTCGCCACCACGACGAAGACGCGCACCAGCGTCGGATCGACCTGCAGGTATTCCGCGATACCGCCGCACACGCCGGCGACGACCTTGTTGGTGATGCTCCGTTCGAGACGACTTGGCATTCCCACCCTACCTTCCATATGACCTTGTGAATGACAGTTCACGCAGCTCGTGCAGCGTTGCGATCGCGATGGCGACGACCAGGCTCAGAGGCACGACCGGCTGCTGCACGACGCTCCAGATCGCGCTCACGGGTACCGCCACCAACGCCAGCGTTCCGAGTCCCAGATCGAATGCGTCGGCGACGAGCGCGGGCAGGAAGAAGGCGACCGCGGACCACACGGCGACAGCACCGACGATACCGACCGCGAGCGCGGCGAACGCGCTGACCAGGACCATGCGCGGCCGCACCCGAGCCGCTGCCGCGATGGCCGCTGGATCGAAGACTGGCGCGCGCTCGTCCGCCTCGAGGCGCAGCGCCCGGCGCAGTGTCTTCTCATCAAGGAGCTCGCTTCCGGGATCGGTCATGGTCGGGCCTCCAACGTCGTTCGCAGGAGCGCGCGTGCGCGCAGAAGCTGGACGCCGACCGTCGCCGCCGGTCGGCCGGTCACGGCGGCGATCTCCTCGATCGACAGCTCGCTGAAGTAGCGAAGTACGACCGGGACGCGGTACAGCTCCGGCAGTACCGCGACGGCCGCGCGCACGCGGTCACGCTCCTCGCGCGCCACGAGCACCTGATCCGGCGTCTGGGCCGGGTCGGGCACGCCGGCCGCGGCGTCGACGCTCGCGGTGCGCGCTCGCTCGCGGGTGCGCGAGCGTCCCACGCTGATCGCCTCGTTGGCGGCGATACGTAGCAGCCAGTAGCGGACGGGCCGCGTCTGGTCGTAGCGATCCCAGCTGCGATAGGCCTTCAGGAAGGCCGCGCTCGCCGCCTCCCGCGCCGCGTCGCGGTCGCCGAGGATCCGAAGCGCCACGCCGTAGACCTCGTCCTGATGCTCCCGGACCGCGTCAGCGAAGATCACGCGACCGGTACGGGCGAGCGCGGTCGGAAAGAGCGCAGCAAGGCTCGCATGGGCGGTCATTCTCCTTCCATACGACCGCCAGGAGCCCGTCATTTCGTCAAGCGCTGCAGGGCGGCCTCAGCGTCCTG
This is a stretch of genomic DNA from Candidatus Limnocylindria bacterium. It encodes these proteins:
- a CDS encoding PspC domain-containing protein — its product is MPSRLERSITNKVVAGVCGGIAEYLQVDPTLVRVFVVVATILSGGLGLLAYIGAVIFMPLPGQPAPFVKTTNVSTSTLDGAANRGEPAAGTPVVAAPEDPEATERRRASFGLVLIALGAIFLLSNAGVFRIVRWDLAWPLVFIAIGVLLLAQRVRR
- a CDS encoding sigma-70 family RNA polymerase sigma factor; amino-acid sequence: MTAHASLAALFPTALARTGRVIFADAVREHQDEVYGVALRILGDRDAAREAASAAFLKAYRSWDRYDQTRPVRYWLLRIAANEAISVGRSRTRERARTASVDAAAGVPDPAQTPDQVLVAREERDRVRAAVAVLPELYRVPVVLRYFSELSIEEIAAVTGRPAATVGVQLLRARALLRTTLEARP